A stretch of Planococcus citri chromosome 5, ihPlaCitr1.1, whole genome shotgun sequence DNA encodes these proteins:
- the LOC135848394 gene encoding uncharacterized protein LOC135848394 codes for MQNQPSASTGRPAPNFTPNPAVSGPPPTPTYTSWRQMPPPPPPNQSTGPRMSRASLFRTQQRQQSNEDLAAVRPQPVPLGVPVLAQQPQYDDQGALINPPENAPPAAEPPQNRSIFRTNTPQERNRQERRGPLEQSARGHNRFFKRYGIKSTILKPFFPLTFYPVRYTLLGVFNRQGGTNTALAAQDILLMGDGYIFGMTQYILRL; via the coding sequence ATGCAAAATCAACCATCCGCTTCTACTGGACGCCCAGCGCCCAATTTCACGCCAAATCCGGCAGTTAGTGGACCACCCCCGACACCAACGTATACATCTTGGCGACAAATGCCACCGCCGCCTCCTCCAAATCAATCTACGGGACCGCGAATGAGTCGAGCATCATTATTTCGGACTCAGCAACGTCAACAATCGAACGAAGACTTAGCGGCGGTGAGACCGCAACCCGTACCGCTAGGAGTACCTGTTTTGGCGCAACAGCCACAATACGATGACCAAGGTGCATTGATAAATCCACCGGAAAACGCGCCGCCAGCAGCCGAACCACCGCAAAATCGTAGCATTTTTCGAACAAATACGCCACAGGAGCGTAATCGACAAGAACGCAGAGGACCGCTAGAACAAAGTGCTCGCGGCCACAATAGATTCTTCAAGCGATACGGCATCAAGTCGACAATTTTAAAACCATTCTTTCCGCTAACATTCTACCCAGTTAGATACACGTTACTCGGCGTTTTTAACCGCCAAGGAGGCACAAATACGGCACTAGCCGCTCAAGATATATTATTAATGGGCGATGGTTATATATTTGGGATGACCCAATATATTTTACGGTTATGA